One window of the Homoserinimonas aerilata genome contains the following:
- a CDS encoding amylo-alpha-1,6-glucosidase, with the protein MDDLDALRISPAGSSETILAAGAPWFFTIFGRDSLWAARFLLPTGTELAADTLRILAGMQGESEVDDTAEQPGKIMHELRKGGLSSPGEGLALPPLYYGTVDATALWVCLLHDAWKWGMPESEVRALLPHMHAALAWMRDYGDADGDMLIEYVDSTGHGLSNQGWKDSGDSIQWKDGTLAEGPIALCEVQAYCYEAATHAADMLDHFGDDGAEEWRDWAARLRHEFNKKFWIEDADGLFPATALDASKQPVDTVTSNIGHLLGTGIIDREQAALVAKRLVGSDMDSGYGLRTMSTGASGYWPLSYHCGSVWTHDTAIAIAGLSKEGFDVEASSLIEGLLAASATFDYRMPELYSGDSITTVSRPVPYPASCRPQAWSAAAAISVAASVLGLSPDATAGEIGVAPMRSALLPLTLDGVRWEGGRAELTIGKDGSIVASSGASFRLADVKPVDQDTPEGREPSTV; encoded by the coding sequence ATGGATGATCTTGATGCGTTGCGGATAAGTCCCGCCGGATCATCCGAGACGATCCTTGCTGCAGGGGCTCCCTGGTTCTTCACCATTTTCGGGCGGGATTCCCTCTGGGCGGCTCGCTTCCTGCTCCCCACCGGAACCGAGCTCGCAGCCGATACCCTGCGCATCCTTGCCGGAATGCAGGGCGAAAGCGAGGTCGACGACACCGCCGAACAGCCCGGCAAGATCATGCATGAGCTCCGCAAAGGTGGTCTCTCGAGCCCCGGGGAAGGCCTCGCGCTGCCTCCGCTGTACTACGGAACGGTTGATGCGACCGCGCTGTGGGTCTGCCTCCTCCACGATGCGTGGAAATGGGGGATGCCCGAGTCTGAAGTGCGAGCGTTGCTGCCCCACATGCATGCGGCTCTCGCCTGGATGCGGGACTACGGAGATGCGGATGGCGACATGCTCATCGAGTACGTCGACAGCACCGGCCATGGACTGTCGAACCAAGGCTGGAAGGATTCGGGCGACTCCATACAGTGGAAGGACGGAACCCTCGCCGAGGGCCCCATCGCTTTGTGTGAGGTTCAGGCCTACTGCTACGAGGCGGCAACGCACGCAGCAGACATGCTGGACCATTTCGGTGACGACGGCGCCGAAGAGTGGAGGGACTGGGCTGCCCGGCTCAGGCACGAATTCAACAAAAAGTTCTGGATCGAGGACGCCGACGGCCTCTTCCCAGCAACAGCCCTCGATGCATCCAAGCAGCCAGTGGACACGGTGACCAGCAACATCGGCCACCTTCTCGGCACCGGAATCATTGACAGGGAGCAGGCCGCTCTGGTGGCGAAACGTCTCGTCGGCTCCGACATGGACAGCGGTTACGGGCTTCGTACGATGAGCACGGGTGCTTCGGGATACTGGCCGCTCAGCTATCACTGCGGAAGCGTATGGACTCACGACACCGCAATTGCAATCGCCGGCCTGAGCAAGGAGGGCTTCGACGTCGAGGCGTCGAGCCTGATCGAGGGCCTCCTCGCGGCCTCCGCAACCTTCGACTATCGGATGCCGGAGCTGTACTCCGGCGACAGCATCACCACGGTGTCCCGTCCTGTGCCCTACCCCGCATCATGTCGCCCACAGGCATGGTCGGCGGCCGCCGCAATCTCCGTGGCGGCCAGCGTGTTGGGGCTGTCCCCCGATGCGACTGCCGGGGAGATCGGCGTAGCGCCAATGCGTTCCGCACTTCTTCCCCTGACGCTTGACGGCGTCAGGTGGGAAGGTGGGAGGGCGGAGCTTACGATCGGCAAGGACGGATCGATCGTCGCCAGCTCCGGTGCATCCTTTCGCCTCGCCGATGTGAAGCCTGTCGATCAGGACACACCTGAGGGGCGTGAACCAAGCACCGTCTGA
- a CDS encoding LacI family DNA-binding transcriptional regulator: MGRLPTVSDVAKLAQVSRQTVSNALNSPEIVKATTLARVLEAVDTLGYRTNAGARRLRTQRSSTIGVRFEPISDGVSGGLLDRFLHAITEQADSLGMRILLFTAVSQEEEIAKIRQLRAGSDIDGVVLASTFHGDRRTEWLVRDRTPFVMFGRPWGQGKAEVPPHRWVDVDGATGVKEATSHLLSVGCERILFLGWPSPSGTGDDRRNGWLEALATHAAASSSSAMRLWEAQAQLLHVECRDTLHDAETATREALAAHPEVDGIVCASDSLAIGARIATVMTGRSDIPVVGFDNSAVAQALGLSSVDQRLDLVAAATLELLIPTMDGAPLDEADNHRLISPQLIVRDTPIVLPLGSGEPRSSL; this comes from the coding sequence ATGGGACGGCTGCCAACAGTGTCGGACGTTGCGAAACTCGCTCAAGTGTCGCGACAGACCGTGTCGAATGCGCTCAACTCGCCCGAGATCGTCAAAGCGACGACACTTGCGCGGGTGCTCGAAGCGGTCGACACTCTGGGGTACCGCACCAATGCGGGCGCCCGCCGGCTACGAACCCAGCGCTCCTCCACGATCGGTGTGCGGTTCGAACCGATCTCCGACGGCGTATCGGGAGGCCTGCTCGACCGCTTCCTACACGCGATCACCGAACAGGCGGACTCCCTGGGCATGCGAATCCTGCTGTTCACGGCGGTGTCCCAAGAGGAGGAGATCGCCAAGATCCGACAGCTGCGTGCCGGCTCGGATATCGACGGGGTGGTTCTTGCGTCGACCTTCCATGGTGACCGCAGAACCGAATGGTTGGTTCGAGACAGAACCCCATTCGTAATGTTCGGCCGTCCATGGGGGCAGGGCAAAGCCGAGGTCCCCCCTCACCGTTGGGTCGATGTGGATGGTGCAACCGGCGTGAAGGAGGCGACCTCCCACCTTCTCTCCGTGGGATGTGAACGGATACTGTTCTTGGGCTGGCCGAGCCCCTCCGGCACCGGAGACGACCGCAGGAACGGCTGGCTCGAGGCGCTCGCCACCCATGCAGCCGCATCCAGCTCTTCGGCGATGCGTTTGTGGGAGGCGCAGGCGCAACTGCTCCATGTCGAATGCCGTGACACCCTGCACGACGCGGAAACGGCGACGCGCGAGGCTCTCGCGGCCCACCCTGAGGTGGATGGGATCGTGTGCGCGAGTGACAGCCTCGCCATCGGGGCGCGGATCGCCACCGTGATGACCGGGCGCTCCGACATTCCCGTTGTGGGGTTCGACAACAGCGCCGTGGCTCAGGCCCTCGGACTCTCGAGCGTTGACCAGCGCCTTGACCTGGTTGCCGCAGCCACGCTCGAGCTGCTCATACCGACCATGGATGGTGCACCGCTCGACGAAGCCGACAATCACCGACTCATCAGCCCGCAGCTCATCGTGAGGGACACCCCCATCGTGCTCCCGCTCGGCTCGGGCGAACCCCGATCATCCCTGTAG
- a CDS encoding EthD family reductase — MTVLYGIPEDREAFRHYYMSTHVPIAQRMRGLLRWTLNWVDESDDDAHESIFLIVDLVARDRQSMDSILASPEGQAASADVKNFATGGVSYFRGYLDDVAVA; from the coding sequence ATGACCGTGCTCTATGGCATTCCCGAGGACCGCGAGGCCTTCCGCCACTACTACATGTCCACCCATGTGCCCATCGCGCAGCGTATGAGGGGGTTGCTGCGCTGGACCCTGAACTGGGTGGATGAATCGGACGATGACGCCCACGAGTCCATCTTCCTCATCGTCGATCTGGTCGCGCGAGACAGGCAAAGTATGGACTCGATCCTCGCCTCACCGGAGGGCCAGGCCGCCTCGGCAGATGTGAAGAACTTCGCGACGGGCGGCGTCAGCTACTTTCGCGGGTATCTTGACGACGTGGCCGTCGCATGA
- a CDS encoding Gfo/Idh/MocA family protein codes for MSRGTGLRVAVVGLGFGEHFLPIYTAHPDVSEIAIVDPSRERLIEIGEAFGIESRYERYEDMLADPRWDAVHVLAPVSFHFSYTIAALESGKHVACAVPMATELEHVAAIVETQKRTGLNYMLMETTVFSAEFRAIAGLHERGELGELSMYNGFHVQNLDGFPSYWRGYPPMKYATHALSPLLALTGDRVVDVVAYGSGRLTDDRRGQHVNDFPSEVGLFRLAESPVVADVTVSFFQTARPFREGYTFHGDRMAVEWPQDESLPPDVFTLVERGDSRPDAPRGGVTTKAPLELDHGHELLPPDLIRFTSGFQTVAHNSGEVRSYTADHGGSHPHLVHEFISSIMQRRTPVVGAVRAAIWSAPGICAHDSAMAGGERVIVPQF; via the coding sequence ATGAGCCGGGGAACCGGGCTGCGCGTTGCTGTTGTCGGGCTCGGATTCGGGGAGCACTTCCTGCCCATCTACACCGCTCATCCCGATGTGAGCGAGATCGCCATCGTCGACCCGTCGCGGGAACGCCTCATCGAGATCGGGGAGGCCTTCGGAATCGAGTCCCGATACGAGCGCTACGAAGACATGCTCGCAGATCCTCGATGGGATGCGGTACACGTGCTCGCACCGGTGAGCTTTCATTTCAGTTACACAATCGCCGCGCTGGAATCGGGCAAGCATGTGGCCTGTGCGGTGCCGATGGCCACCGAACTTGAGCATGTGGCGGCGATCGTCGAAACTCAGAAGCGAACCGGCCTGAACTACATGCTGATGGAGACCACCGTGTTCTCTGCCGAGTTCCGTGCAATCGCCGGGCTTCACGAGCGGGGCGAACTGGGCGAACTCTCGATGTACAACGGTTTTCATGTGCAGAATCTGGATGGGTTTCCGTCGTACTGGCGGGGGTATCCTCCGATGAAATATGCGACGCATGCGCTTTCGCCGCTTCTGGCGCTCACGGGAGATCGAGTCGTCGACGTCGTGGCCTACGGCTCCGGACGTCTCACGGATGATCGGCGCGGGCAGCATGTGAACGACTTTCCCAGCGAGGTCGGTCTCTTCAGGTTGGCAGAGTCACCCGTTGTTGCCGATGTGACTGTGTCGTTCTTCCAGACGGCGCGACCGTTTCGGGAGGGTTACACCTTCCACGGCGATCGGATGGCCGTGGAATGGCCCCAGGACGAAAGCCTCCCGCCGGATGTCTTCACCTTGGTCGAGCGGGGCGACAGCCGACCGGATGCGCCCAGAGGCGGCGTGACGACGAAGGCTCCGCTTGAGCTCGACCATGGTCATGAACTACTGCCGCCAGATCTCATCCGCTTCACCTCCGGCTTTCAAACTGTCGCTCACAACAGTGGTGAGGTCAGGTCATACACGGCTGACCACGGTGGCTCCCATCCGCATCTGGTGCATGAGTTCATCTCGAGTATCATGCAGCGACGCACCCCGGTGGTCGGTGCTGTGCGCGCGGCGATCTGGAGCGCGCCCGGAATCTGTGCCCACGACTCGGCGATGGCCGGAGGGGAACGCGTGATCGTTCCGCAGTTCTGA
- a CDS encoding PadR family transcriptional regulator: MTPVFGHGHLRLYLLSLLAERPMHGYEIIQALSDRFGGTYIPSAGTIYPRLSKLGEEGLVTREADGRKTVYSVTDAGRAELEARRAELDDIESGVTESVRSLADEVRLSVNDAMRTLRADLAAAARETQGSTTDARASREKGREEGVAARRQLQEAELVLNGFRQGVRAELRRRAVRDDIPDGTAERLRLQLDEVLAGLFD, encoded by the coding sequence ATGACGCCCGTGTTCGGCCACGGCCATCTGCGCCTGTACCTGCTCAGCCTGCTCGCCGAGCGGCCCATGCACGGCTACGAGATCATCCAGGCACTCAGCGATCGCTTCGGCGGCACCTACATCCCGAGCGCCGGCACCATCTATCCGCGCCTGTCGAAGCTCGGCGAGGAGGGCCTCGTCACGCGTGAGGCGGACGGCCGCAAGACCGTCTACTCGGTGACGGATGCGGGACGCGCAGAACTCGAGGCCCGTCGCGCCGAACTCGACGACATCGAGAGCGGCGTGACCGAGTCGGTGCGCAGCCTCGCCGACGAGGTGCGGCTCAGCGTCAACGACGCGATGCGCACACTGAGGGCCGATCTGGCTGCGGCAGCGCGCGAAACCCAGGGGTCGACGACGGATGCCCGGGCGAGCCGAGAGAAGGGCCGCGAGGAGGGCGTCGCGGCACGGCGGCAGCTGCAGGAGGCGGAGCTCGTGCTCAACGGGTTCCGCCAGGGGGTGCGCGCTGAGTTGCGCCGCAGGGCCGTGCGCGACGACATCCCCGACGGCACCGCGGAGCGCCTGCGGCTGCAGCTCGACGAGGTGCTCGCGGGTCTCTTCGACTGA
- a CDS encoding DUF4097 family beta strand repeat-containing protein, with translation MAREKWLLDGPKTIDFDQVRSLKVGLIGGQVNIVAHDEPGARVEVHSVRGKPLKVSIDEGVLEVDHPQLGWDNFLEVFSFFSGEATAEVSIMVPRSVALKFGVVTASALISDLTTDAKISTVSGDVVIDGVTGDLDLNAVSGELSVRDHAGRISAHTVGGDLAATGDIVRFSCDSVSGDVILDISGEPDEVKVNTVSGNVTVRLAAGVPASYRITTASGRVQLDDSEISGIHGTYTGKYGELAGDWLEFRANTVSGSVSVLHARANA, from the coding sequence ATGGCACGAGAGAAGTGGCTGCTCGACGGCCCCAAGACAATCGACTTCGACCAGGTGCGGTCACTCAAGGTGGGCCTCATCGGCGGGCAGGTCAACATCGTCGCCCACGACGAGCCCGGTGCCCGCGTCGAGGTGCACAGCGTGCGTGGCAAGCCGCTCAAGGTCTCCATCGACGAGGGCGTGCTCGAGGTCGACCACCCGCAGCTCGGCTGGGACAACTTCCTGGAGGTGTTCAGTTTCTTCTCCGGCGAAGCCACCGCAGAGGTGAGCATCATGGTGCCCCGCTCCGTCGCCCTCAAGTTCGGTGTGGTCACGGCGAGCGCCCTCATCAGCGACCTGACGACGGATGCGAAGATCAGCACCGTCTCCGGCGATGTCGTCATCGACGGCGTCACCGGCGACCTCGACCTGAACGCCGTCAGCGGCGAGCTCTCGGTGCGCGATCACGCGGGCCGCATCTCCGCCCACACGGTCGGCGGAGACCTGGCCGCGACGGGCGACATCGTGCGCTTCAGCTGCGACAGCGTGTCGGGTGACGTCATCCTCGACATCTCCGGCGAACCGGATGAGGTCAAGGTCAACACCGTCTCCGGCAATGTCACGGTGAGGCTGGCCGCGGGCGTTCCTGCGTCGTACCGCATCACCACAGCATCCGGTCGCGTGCAGCTCGATGACTCCGAGATCTCGGGCATCCACGGCACCTACACCGGAAAGTACGGCGAACTCGCCGGCGACTGGCTCGAGTTCCGGGCCAACACGGTCAGCGGCAGCGTCTCCGTGCTCCACGCCCGGGCGAACGCATGA
- a CDS encoding MerR family transcriptional regulator: MDWSIQEIARLSGTTSRTLRHYDDIGLLPPSRIGANGYRHYDQQSLARLQRILLLRELGLGLPAIAGVLDGQQGDTDALTTHLRWLRQEKERLDRQIAAVETTIIKTEGGEQLMAEEMFDGFDHTQYKEEVEQRWGADAYAAGDRWWRKLTDADKAEFGRQQKQIQADYAAASAAGEPVGGALVQEITKRQHDWIRAGWQGRDVPAEAMRGLGQMYVDDPRFGANYGGVEGATYVRDAMAVYADRM; this comes from the coding sequence ATGGACTGGTCCATCCAAGAGATCGCACGACTCAGCGGCACCACAAGCCGCACGCTGCGCCACTACGACGACATCGGCCTGCTGCCGCCCAGCCGCATCGGCGCCAACGGGTACCGCCACTACGACCAACAGTCGCTCGCCAGGCTGCAACGCATCCTGCTGCTGCGTGAGCTTGGCCTCGGGCTGCCCGCCATCGCCGGAGTGCTCGACGGGCAGCAGGGAGACACGGATGCGCTCACCACGCACCTGCGCTGGCTGCGGCAGGAGAAAGAACGGCTCGACCGGCAGATTGCCGCAGTCGAGACCACCATCATCAAAACGGAAGGAGGCGAGCAGCTCATGGCAGAGGAGATGTTCGACGGATTCGACCACACCCAGTACAAGGAGGAGGTCGAACAGAGGTGGGGCGCAGACGCGTACGCCGCCGGCGACCGCTGGTGGAGGAAGCTGACGGATGCCGACAAAGCAGAATTCGGGCGGCAGCAGAAGCAGATCCAGGCGGACTACGCTGCGGCGTCTGCGGCAGGGGAGCCGGTCGGCGGCGCGCTCGTGCAGGAGATCACGAAGCGGCAGCACGACTGGATCCGCGCCGGTTGGCAGGGGCGCGACGTCCCCGCAGAGGCCATGCGCGGGCTCGGGCAGATGTACGTCGACGACCCGCGCTTCGGCGCCAACTACGGCGGGGTCGAGGGCGCCACGTATGTGCGCGACGCGATGGCGGTCTACGCGGACCGCATGTAG
- a CDS encoding YczE/YyaS/YitT family protein has translation MTRRISQLLIGLFFYGIAIAMMVRANLGASPWDILSQGTALQTGLDFGLITVLISGIVLLLWIPIRQKPGIGTVLNALLIGPAASFGLWFIGTPEQLWGQILLFAGGLSLLAVATGLYIGARFGPGPRDGLMTGIHSRFGWPIWAVRTGIEGSVLIIGWLLGGVVGFGTLAFALLIGPMVGVTMPLLRVPEKRGADAAPAPFANATPVEEVTT, from the coding sequence ATGACCCGCCGGATCTCCCAACTACTCATTGGCCTCTTCTTCTACGGAATCGCCATCGCCATGATGGTGCGCGCCAATCTGGGAGCATCCCCGTGGGACATCCTGTCGCAGGGAACCGCACTGCAGACCGGCCTCGACTTCGGCCTCATCACCGTGCTCATCTCAGGCATCGTGCTGCTGCTGTGGATCCCCATCCGGCAGAAGCCGGGCATCGGAACGGTGCTGAACGCCCTGCTCATCGGCCCCGCCGCATCCTTCGGCCTGTGGTTCATCGGCACGCCAGAACAACTGTGGGGCCAGATACTGCTGTTCGCCGGCGGGCTCTCGCTGCTGGCCGTCGCGACCGGGCTCTACATCGGCGCCCGCTTCGGGCCGGGCCCGCGCGACGGGCTCATGACGGGCATCCACTCGCGCTTCGGATGGCCCATCTGGGCGGTGCGCACCGGCATCGAAGGCAGCGTGCTGATCATCGGCTGGCTGCTCGGCGGCGTCGTCGGCTTCGGAACGCTCGCCTTCGCCCTGCTCATCGGCCCCATGGTCGGCGTCACCATGCCGCTGCTGCGCGTGCCCGAGAAGCGCGGGGCGGATGCCGCACCCGCGCCGTTCGCGAACGCCACCCCTGTCGAGGAGGTCACCACATGA
- a CDS encoding PLP-dependent aminotransferase family protein, with the protein MSTLSARALALLLSDWREQATAAYQALADRIRLLVLDGRLPVGARLPAERELAARLGISRTTVTAAYAELRDAGYLSSVRGSGSVTRLPGPGPISIDPNVDGYLDFTKAAMPAVPGIVDAAARAIEELPGYLGDTGFDPLGIPVLREAIARRYTARGLPTEPNQIMVTIGAQHAIALLARTLIGRGDSAIVEAPTYPHAYEALRVAGARLVPVSVTTEHGWDEAALEQAIQRSSPALAYLMPDFHNPTGRSMSPEMRERVAQLAARHGTRIIADETMAELAIDEAPSALPFAVTGDAITIGSVGKTVWGGIRVGWIRAEPALIQKLARNRLSGDLGTPIIEQLIVTQLLADYDSILELRRLQLRDGRDHLVSALREALPEWSVPRAAGGLTTWVNLGAPVSSQLTLAARNEGLLITAGPRFGIDGAFERFMRVPHSYPRDETDRAVAMLARAWGSLARAPQEQADYFAVVV; encoded by the coding sequence ATGTCCACTCTTTCGGCCCGCGCACTGGCCCTGCTTCTCAGCGACTGGCGAGAGCAGGCGACGGCCGCATATCAGGCGCTCGCCGATCGCATCCGACTTCTCGTGCTCGACGGCCGACTGCCGGTCGGCGCCCGGCTTCCCGCCGAAAGGGAGCTCGCTGCTCGACTCGGCATCAGCCGCACAACCGTCACCGCCGCCTACGCCGAACTTCGCGACGCCGGCTACCTGAGCAGCGTGCGCGGTTCGGGCAGTGTGACGCGGCTGCCCGGCCCGGGCCCGATATCGATCGACCCGAACGTCGACGGCTATCTCGACTTCACCAAGGCGGCCATGCCGGCCGTGCCCGGGATCGTGGATGCCGCGGCGAGAGCCATCGAGGAGCTGCCCGGCTACCTGGGCGACACAGGCTTCGACCCGCTCGGAATCCCGGTGCTGCGCGAGGCGATCGCGCGCCGCTACACGGCCCGCGGCCTGCCCACCGAGCCGAACCAGATCATGGTGACCATCGGCGCGCAGCACGCCATCGCACTGCTCGCCCGCACTCTCATCGGGCGCGGCGACAGCGCCATCGTCGAAGCCCCCACCTACCCGCACGCGTATGAGGCGCTGCGGGTGGCCGGCGCGCGGCTCGTGCCGGTGAGCGTCACCACCGAGCACGGCTGGGATGAGGCGGCACTGGAGCAGGCGATCCAGCGGTCGAGCCCCGCGCTCGCCTACCTGATGCCCGACTTTCACAACCCGACCGGACGCAGCATGTCGCCCGAGATGCGCGAACGGGTGGCCCAGCTGGCCGCGCGGCACGGCACCCGCATCATCGCGGACGAGACCATGGCCGAGCTGGCGATCGACGAGGCGCCATCCGCACTGCCCTTCGCGGTCACGGGGGATGCGATCACGATCGGCTCCGTCGGCAAGACCGTGTGGGGTGGCATCCGTGTCGGTTGGATTCGGGCGGAACCCGCCCTCATCCAGAAGCTCGCCCGCAACCGACTCTCGGGCGACCTCGGCACCCCCATAATCGAGCAGCTGATCGTGACGCAGCTGCTGGCCGACTACGACAGCATCCTGGAGTTGCGCCGCCTGCAGCTGCGTGATGGGCGCGACCACCTGGTGTCGGCGCTGCGGGAGGCGCTGCCCGAGTGGAGTGTTCCGCGGGCCGCCGGCGGGCTCACCACCTGGGTGAACCTGGGCGCGCCCGTCAGCTCACAGCTGACCCTCGCCGCCCGAAACGAGGGGCTGCTCATAACTGCGGGCCCCAGGTTCGGCATCGATGGCGCGTTCGAACGCTTCATGCGCGTGCCGCACAGCTACCCGCGCGACGAGACCGACCGGGCCGTGGCGATGCTCGCCCGCGCGTGGGGCTCACTCGCCCGAGCGCCGCAGGAGCAGGCCGACTATTTCGCGGTCGTCGTGTAG
- a CDS encoding YczE/YyaS/YitT family protein → MSPALTMTRRITQLLLGLALFGLSITMMLRGVVGIPPWDVFTQGFVNVTGLPFGMLTIIISVVLLLAWIPLRQKPGIGTVGNALLVGAFIQLFLGMTTVPEELWQRILLFAAGLVLNGFATGLYIGARFGPGPRDGLMTGLHRVTGKPIWLVRTSIEIVVVAIGWMLGGNVGIGTLAFALLIGPLVHFFMPLLHVPPARSE, encoded by the coding sequence GTGTCACCCGCTCTCACCATGACCAGGCGCATCACGCAGCTGCTCCTCGGGCTCGCCCTCTTCGGCCTGAGCATCACCATGATGCTGCGCGGCGTCGTCGGCATCCCGCCCTGGGATGTCTTCACGCAGGGGTTTGTCAACGTCACCGGCCTGCCGTTCGGGATGCTGACCATCATCATCAGCGTCGTGCTGCTGCTCGCGTGGATCCCACTGCGGCAGAAACCGGGCATCGGCACGGTGGGCAACGCGCTGCTGGTGGGCGCATTCATCCAACTGTTCCTCGGCATGACGACCGTGCCGGAGGAGCTGTGGCAGCGCATCCTGCTGTTCGCGGCCGGCCTCGTGCTCAACGGCTTCGCCACCGGCCTCTACATCGGCGCCCGCTTCGGGCCCGGACCACGCGACGGCCTCATGACGGGCCTGCACCGCGTGACCGGCAAACCCATCTGGCTGGTTCGCACCAGCATCGAGATCGTCGTCGTCGCCATCGGCTGGATGCTCGGCGGCAACGTCGGAATCGGAACGCTCGCCTTCGCCCTGCTCATCGGCCCACTCGTGCACTTCTTCATGCCGCTGCTGCACGTGCCGCCTGCCCGCTCGGAGTGA